AAGGATTTGggaattttttaaactatggaaggcatggattctatccatagctcattaggtatggaacaaatccatAAAGATATTGCATAAGTTTATATTAGAATCTATGGATCAAAAGAATAGCTAGCTTTGAGAGATACATGGATTAAATGATAGATTTAATTCCACCATGGGtttaagtgtgacatatgaattcACCCAATTCAGACCTAGATTAAATCTATGATaggatttatttccttaaaccgaacaagcccttattaAAATGACGACTACCTTCTGCGAACAGGAGGGATTAGGACGGTAGGAGTATGTCAGAGATGCTCAACCAATATAAAAGAATGAAATTCTGTGGGGCCCAGAAATAGGCAGGTTACGCATCTAATCTAACCCGCCGGTCAGCTACTGAATACGAATATACGATACGAATTGCTTGGGCCGCGCTCCCTTTgcttcctccaccaccaccttttGTCGGCGACGTAGGCAAAACAAGATAAACATCAACCCCAACCCCAACGACTCCAACTCCAAGTCAAAGAGAGCAGCAAGAGCACGTGCCGGCCGCCGATCAAATCCACCGAGCAATCGCGCGCGGCCGCCGAGGTGCCAAGGCGGCGGCGGTCGGTCGGTCTGCGATATACGATGGCGGCGCCTTACTACGGAGGTCCTCCGGCGGCGCCGGCCCCCGTGGCGGTGGTGTCCCCGCAGTTCTGTGCGCCGTACGTGGTGCCCCTGACGGTGACCAAGAAGGCCATCAGCCTCTCCGACGGCGACTTCACCGTCACCGACGCCAACGGCGCCACCGTGCTGCAGGTCAAGGGCGCCGTCTTCAGTATCCGCCACCGCCGCGTCCTCCTCGACGCCGCCGGCCAGCCCATCCTCACCATGCTGGAGAAGGTAATAAGCTTACGGATCGATCGGATCggccactctctctctctctctttttctctctctcttttagtTTCGATTGGTGGCTTGGTCTGAGTTCTCAAGGCCCGTCCTCGTTGACTTCGTACGGTGAATGAAATGAAATATCATATCCAGGAAACCCTGTAACCAAAAAGTGGAAACACCAGTATTGATAGCCTACTCTCTGTTTTTTTTTCTTCCCAAATTGGTCAAAGTTGTCGATTTGGAGGGGAAACATCAAACATAGAAGCAGGATCAACTGCGTGTGAGCCTCAGCCAAAAAaagtaaaaaataataataatgtttGTGCTTCAATTTCTGAATTCTGATAAAAAATATATCGACTAGTGCATATAGAAGTACTCACTCAGTCCTAAAATAAAATTAGTTTTATCTTTTAGTTGATTTATACATAATTAATGTATTTGTTTTACGTACATGTCTAGATTTATTATCGTCTATTTGAACATAGAAATAAAAATCGAAAGCTAAAACGACTAatattttgggataatattttggGACGGGTGAAGTATCAAATATTTACTGCAAGATTTGAGTTTGGGAGGAGGCGTCGATGAGAAACCGTCCAAAGTGGAATAGATTTTACTATAATCTGACAGTCAACTTAATTCATTTCTTCGAGGGCATCTGCACGTTAGAAATTGATGTTACCTGACTGAAGTTAGCAATGATTTGTTAGTTTCCTGCGCGGTCTCTATCACAAGTTCACAACTTCATCAAAAGAATTTTCATGGTTTGGACTTCTGACTTTTTGGGATCCTTTTATTCGCAACCAACCGTGCTTCAGGACGTTCTTTGGTACTTAGGCAAAGAGTATAAAGAAATTGATGTGACATAGTATAAAACTATAAATAAAGAGTTGAAAAAAAAACATTGTAGGATCAAATGAGTTTTATAGAGATAAAATTTGTTTATACTGTTTCTAATACCTTAGGGTCTTGATGATGAATGAAACTCCTATAAAGACTAGTCTTTAATAAGTTACtgtatgtttcaaaatttagaagACTGAGCATAAATATCTCAAATGTTAGCATCACATAGCAAGGCCCACGTACGGCTGAAAGTCAACAAACCCAAATATGGAACAAGGTCAAAGATCTCATTCTGAACTTAACTATTATAAAAACCAGCCGAGGCGATTTTAACCGTTTCTCTTAACCCATACTACATCAGAACGGGTCTTGCTTGTCAGCTGTTCTCTAATAGACCTCAGCATGCTCTAGCAGATCGATCACACGTATATATATAGCAGTTCGATCAGCGTTCGCCTGACTACGGTGGCACATAATTACTATATTAATTACCAGGTATTCAGCATGCACAACAGATGGGAGGTGTTCAGAGGGGACAGCTCGAACGAGAGCGACCTGCTCTTCACCGCGAAGAAATCCTCGATATTCCAGCTGAAGACGGAGATGGACATCTTCCTGGCCTCCAACACCGCGCAGCAGGTGTGCGACTTCAAGATCAAGGGCAGCTACTTCGAGAGGTCGTGCGCCTTCTACCTCGGCAACTCCAGCAGCATGATCGCCCAGGTGAGTACCTTTTAATCTGCTGGGGTTACGGTTTCTATAGTATTTTGTCTCTATAGATTGTAGCTGCAGTAGTTCGAAACTGCTGCATAGTATCTTGGACTGAATGTGATGCGTTTTGCCGTTCGATTTTGGTGCT
This portion of the Zea mays cultivar B73 chromosome 2, Zm-B73-REFERENCE-NAM-5.0, whole genome shotgun sequence genome encodes:
- the LOC100275492 gene encoding Protein LURP-one-related 15-like gives rise to the protein MAAPYYGGPPAAPAPVAVVSPQFCAPYVVPLTVTKKAISLSDGDFTVTDANGATVLQVKGAVFSIRHRRVLLDAAGQPILTMLEKVFSMHNRWEVFRGDSSNESDLLFTAKKSSIFQLKTEMDIFLASNTAQQVCDFKIKGSYFERSCAFYLGNSSSMIAQMNRQFTVTNVLLGRDTFGVTVFPHVDYVFVAALVVILDEIHRERSD